The Aequorivita sublithincola DSM 14238 genome window below encodes:
- a CDS encoding imelysin family protein: MKKSLLVFTLATIVAFGFTSCSDNDPPEETQQNNDVLYKDVLTNLSLNVITETYNELYTNSGALEQAANAMTVGDEAALENAKSKWQDTRAPWEESEGFLYGPVDTQGIDPAIDSWPVDVNAINNVLNSGNPITQALLESNNEARGFHTLEYFFWGLNGDKTAAQLTTREIEYIKAAASDLHSKTEQLYFGWLPSNGNFAGNFINAGENGSVYTSKVNALSEIAEGIMIIADEVANGKIEEPLNGNNGGPRPEAEESRFSNNSKLDFANNIRSIEHIYFGDFNGVQGKGLSDIVNAKNTTLDTEIKSAITEAVAAIEAIPGTFTEAIFENRAEVEFAQTKVLALLNMLQSQLVPFISTLN; encoded by the coding sequence ATGAAAAAATCACTTTTAGTTTTCACTTTAGCAACAATAGTAGCTTTTGGTTTCACGAGTTGTAGCGACAATGATCCGCCAGAGGAAACGCAACAAAACAATGATGTACTTTACAAAGATGTGCTAACGAATCTTTCTTTAAATGTTATCACAGAAACCTATAACGAACTTTACACCAACTCAGGTGCCTTGGAACAAGCTGCTAACGCAATGACAGTTGGCGATGAAGCTGCTTTGGAAAATGCAAAAAGCAAATGGCAAGACACACGTGCCCCTTGGGAAGAATCTGAAGGCTTTCTTTACGGTCCTGTAGATACACAAGGAATTGATCCTGCAATAGATTCTTGGCCAGTAGATGTGAATGCCATCAACAATGTATTAAACAGTGGTAACCCAATAACGCAAGCATTGCTAGAAAGCAACAATGAAGCTCGTGGTTTTCATACTTTGGAATATTTCTTCTGGGGCTTAAACGGCGACAAAACTGCTGCTCAACTTACAACTCGCGAGATTGAATACATAAAAGCAGCAGCTTCAGATTTACATTCAAAAACAGAACAGCTGTATTTTGGATGGTTGCCTTCAAACGGTAATTTTGCTGGAAACTTTATAAATGCTGGTGAAAACGGATCTGTTTATACTTCAAAAGTCAATGCACTTTCAGAGATTGCAGAAGGAATTATGATTATAGCAGATGAAGTTGCAAACGGTAAAATTGAAGAACCTTTAAACGGAAACAACGGCGGACCAAGACCTGAAGCTGAAGAATCACGTTTTAGCAATAATTCAAAACTGGATTTTGCGAACAACATTCGCAGTATAGAACATATTTATTTTGGAGACTTTAATGGTGTTCAGGGTAAAGGATTGAGTGATATTGTTAACGCTAAAAATACCACGCTTGATACAGAAATAAAATCGGCTATAACTGAAGCCGTTGCTGCAATTGAAGCTATTCCTGGAACTTTCACAGAAGCTATTTTTGAAAATCGCGCGGAAGTGGAATTTGCACAAACAAAAGTACTTGCTCTTTTAAATATGTTACAGTCACAACTTGTACCTTTTATTTCAACGTTGAATTAG
- a CDS encoding SGNH/GDSL hydrolase family protein, which yields MMNFKIVIVLAFFQISCGVSKKNTSAEKTTNKYLALGDSYTIGESVCSDCNYPKHLTESLNEVLKEKTSVKIIAKTGWTTTDLLSAIAAENPSKDYDLVTLLIGVNNQYQEKPFSLYEEEFPKLLDMAIAFAKGKAENVIVLSIPDYAFTPFGQKSGKAEKITSELKKYDAFAAKISKEKGVRFENITPITQKGLENADLVASDGLHPSEVAYKKFVEQILSFAKNILK from the coding sequence ATGATGAATTTCAAAATAGTGATAGTACTTGCCTTTTTCCAAATTTCTTGTGGAGTTTCAAAAAAGAATACTTCTGCAGAAAAAACTACAAATAAATATTTAGCGCTCGGCGATAGTTACACTATTGGCGAAAGCGTTTGTAGTGATTGCAACTATCCCAAACATTTAACGGAAAGCCTAAACGAGGTTTTAAAGGAAAAAACTTCAGTAAAAATAATTGCCAAAACAGGTTGGACAACTACAGATTTACTTTCGGCGATCGCTGCTGAAAATCCTTCAAAAGACTATGATTTGGTTACTTTATTGATTGGCGTTAACAATCAATACCAAGAAAAACCTTTTTCGCTTTACGAAGAAGAATTCCCCAAACTGCTAGATATGGCTATCGCTTTTGCCAAAGGAAAAGCTGAAAACGTAATTGTACTTTCTATTCCAGATTACGCTTTTACACCTTTTGGGCAAAAATCTGGTAAAGCTGAAAAAATAACTTCGGAACTAAAAAAATACGACGCTTTCGCGGCAAAGATTTCAAAAGAAAAAGGAGTGCGTTTTGAAAACATCACGCCTATAACTCAAAAAGGATTGGAAAATGCAGATTTGGTAGCTTCAGACGGTTTGCATCCTTCAGAAGTGGCTTATAAAAAGTTTGTTGAGCAAATCCTTTCGTTCGCCAAAAACATTCTAAAATAA
- a CDS encoding metallophosphoesterase: protein MSSKSRMYRAYNTARRITFNDDSKFIIFSDCHRGDNSFADDFANNRNIYFHALQDYYKNGFTYCELGDGDELWENIFFKDIFEAHQNVFDLMKLFFNEGRLYRLMGNHDMVYRNKKYVEKNLFSYFDKITGKDAPLFPGIEFTEGLILSHQTTNQEIFMMHGHQADWMNYVGWKFNRFMVRVLWRQLQVFGISDPTIPAKNYKELIKVERRTKRWIVENKNLFTIIGHTHRPRFPEPGDIAFFNDGSCVHPRSITGMEIEKGEISLIKWHISTTEDGTLKVVRVLLEGPQKLIDYKTEA, encoded by the coding sequence ATGTCCTCAAAATCCAGAATGTATCGCGCTTACAATACAGCTCGCAGAATTACATTCAACGATGATTCAAAATTCATAATTTTCAGCGATTGCCATCGAGGCGATAATAGTTTTGCGGACGACTTTGCAAATAACCGTAACATCTATTTTCACGCCCTTCAAGATTATTATAAAAACGGTTTTACGTATTGTGAATTAGGAGACGGCGACGAACTTTGGGAAAACATTTTCTTTAAAGATATTTTTGAAGCACATCAAAATGTATTCGATTTGATGAAACTTTTCTTCAACGAAGGAAGACTTTATAGGCTCATGGGAAATCACGATATGGTCTATAGAAACAAAAAATATGTTGAGAAAAACCTCTTCAGTTATTTTGACAAAATTACTGGTAAGGACGCGCCACTTTTCCCTGGAATAGAATTCACGGAAGGATTAATACTTTCACACCAAACCACCAATCAAGAAATTTTCATGATGCACGGTCATCAAGCAGATTGGATGAATTATGTAGGTTGGAAATTCAATCGTTTTATGGTTCGTGTACTTTGGCGGCAGCTACAAGTTTTTGGCATTAGTGATCCTACAATCCCTGCAAAAAACTATAAAGAACTCATTAAAGTTGAACGTCGCACCAAACGTTGGATTGTGGAAAATAAAAATCTTTTTACTATTATCGGGCATACACACAGACCAAGGTTTCCCGAGCCTGGCGACATTGCATTTTTTAATGATGGAAGTTGTGTACACCCGCGAAGCATAACAGGAATGGAGATTGAAAAAGGTGAAATTTCACTTATAAAATGGCACATTTCTACCACAGAGGACGGAACGCTTAAAGTAGTTCGAGTTTTGCTGGAAGGGCCACAAAAATTGATTGATTATAAAACTGAAGCGTAG
- a CDS encoding acyl-CoA dehydrogenase family protein — translation MKPDLFEAPDYYNLDELLSEEHKLVRQAARDWVKRDVSPIIEEYAQKAEFPSQIIKGLAEIGAFGPYIPEEYGGAGLDQISYGLIMQEIERGDSGVRSTASVQSSLVMYPIWKYGNEEQRKKYLPKLASGEWMGCFGLTEPDHGSNPGGMTTNFKDKGDHYLLNGAKMWISNAPFAQVAVVWAKNEEGRIHGLIVERGMEGFSTPETHNKWSLRASATGELIFDNVKVPKENLLPNKSGLGAPLGCLDSARYGIAWGAIGAAMDCYDTALRYSKERMQFGKPIGQFQLQQKKLAEMITEITKAQLLAWRVGVMRNAGTATSAQISMAKRNNVDMAINIAREARQMLGGMGITGEYSIMRHSMNLESVITYEGTHDIHLLITGLDITGLNAFG, via the coding sequence ATGAAACCAGATTTATTCGAAGCTCCAGATTACTACAATCTTGACGAATTACTTTCCGAAGAACACAAATTAGTACGCCAAGCTGCCCGCGATTGGGTGAAGCGCGACGTATCGCCCATAATAGAAGAATATGCCCAAAAGGCAGAATTTCCAAGCCAAATCATTAAAGGTCTTGCCGAGATTGGCGCATTTGGACCATACATTCCCGAAGAATACGGCGGCGCTGGTCTTGACCAAATTTCTTACGGCTTAATAATGCAGGAAATTGAACGTGGCGATAGCGGTGTTCGTAGCACGGCTTCCGTACAGTCTTCATTAGTAATGTATCCAATTTGGAAATATGGAAACGAAGAACAACGCAAAAAATACCTTCCAAAACTAGCTTCGGGCGAATGGATGGGCTGTTTCGGACTTACGGAACCTGACCACGGAAGTAATCCTGGCGGAATGACCACCAACTTTAAAGATAAAGGCGACCACTATCTTTTGAATGGTGCTAAAATGTGGATCAGTAACGCTCCTTTCGCTCAGGTTGCCGTAGTTTGGGCAAAAAATGAAGAAGGAAGAATTCACGGATTAATAGTAGAACGTGGTATGGAAGGCTTCTCAACACCTGAAACACACAATAAATGGTCGTTACGTGCTTCTGCAACTGGCGAACTTATTTTTGACAACGTTAAAGTTCCGAAGGAAAACTTACTTCCAAACAAATCAGGATTGGGTGCACCACTTGGCTGCCTTGATTCTGCACGTTATGGAATTGCTTGGGGTGCAATTGGCGCTGCAATGGATTGTTATGACACTGCGCTTCGTTATTCCAAAGAAAGAATGCAATTTGGAAAGCCAATTGGCCAATTTCAACTTCAGCAGAAAAAACTTGCGGAGATGATTACTGAAATCACCAAAGCACAATTACTAGCTTGGCGTGTTGGCGTAATGCGAAATGCAGGAACTGCAACCAGTGCCCAAATTTCTATGGCAAAACGAAATAATGTAGATATGGCGATCAACATTGCAAGAGAAGCACGACAAATGTTAGGAGGAATGGGCATCACAGGCGAATACAGTATTATGCGCCACTCTATGAATCTTGAAAGTGTAATTACTTATGAAGGAACCCACGACATACATTTATTGATTACGGGACTAGATATCACAGGCCTAAATGCTTTCGGTTAA
- a CDS encoding di-heme oxidoredictase family protein: MKLSYIGLLSFVFLFASCAKDTDPEYEPLPNLQERLMAGGETTIFLTSSNAFSSPAANLSGSKLAFHLDGDFQFETVFVTAPAPVNNGVGPIFNNSSCVGCHPKDGRSAFPSDINSLSGFFLRTSLPGVGNYNAPIHVPGFGEQIQNQAIFGFEPEAKFNVVYTPIVETLADGTQVSLQKPTYSLTDTYIPFPAEAQLSPRLASPVFGLGLLEAIPEYYILNNEDINDADGDGISGKANYVFDNVSGQVQLGRFGWKANTATVMEQCAGAYVGDMGVTNPVFPFETGYGQTNGDDGLNDDAEITQALLDEITFYCQTLAVPAPRNLDDESVQRGSALFDQIQCAKCHIPKMISGDFSVAEVANQTFYPYSDMLLHDMGDGLADNRSDFLADGKEWRTKPLWGIGLTKVVNGHTDFLHDGRAKNITEAILWHGGEAENAKNKFKNLSTSERTDLLKFINSL, encoded by the coding sequence ATGAAGCTTTCTTACATTGGATTATTATCTTTCGTTTTCCTATTTGCGTCCTGCGCCAAGGATACAGATCCTGAATATGAACCTTTGCCAAACTTACAAGAACGTTTAATGGCAGGTGGGGAAACTACGATTTTTTTAACCTCAAGTAATGCTTTCAGTTCACCAGCCGCCAATCTTTCTGGCTCCAAATTGGCCTTTCATTTGGATGGTGATTTTCAGTTTGAAACCGTTTTTGTAACCGCTCCAGCTCCCGTGAATAATGGTGTTGGGCCTATTTTCAACAATTCTTCTTGTGTAGGTTGTCACCCTAAAGACGGCCGCAGTGCTTTTCCTTCAGATATTAATAGTTTAAGTGGTTTCTTTTTAAGAACAAGTTTACCTGGCGTTGGCAATTATAACGCGCCAATTCACGTTCCGGGTTTTGGTGAACAAATACAAAATCAAGCTATTTTTGGTTTTGAACCAGAAGCTAAATTTAATGTTGTTTACACGCCAATCGTTGAAACTTTGGCAGATGGCACACAAGTATCGCTTCAGAAGCCAACCTACTCCTTAACAGATACGTACATTCCTTTTCCTGCAGAAGCGCAGCTTTCTCCACGTTTGGCATCACCCGTTTTTGGACTTGGTTTATTAGAAGCGATTCCAGAATATTATATTTTGAATAATGAAGATATAAACGATGCTGATGGTGATGGAATTTCAGGTAAAGCAAATTACGTTTTCGACAATGTTTCTGGACAAGTTCAATTAGGCCGTTTTGGTTGGAAAGCAAACACGGCAACCGTAATGGAGCAATGTGCTGGCGCTTATGTTGGCGATATGGGCGTAACAAACCCTGTTTTTCCTTTTGAAACCGGCTACGGACAAACCAACGGAGACGACGGACTTAACGATGACGCCGAGATTACGCAAGCATTATTGGACGAAATAACGTTTTACTGCCAAACCTTAGCTGTACCTGCGCCCAGAAATTTAGATGATGAAAGCGTACAACGAGGATCTGCACTTTTTGATCAAATTCAATGTGCTAAATGCCACATTCCTAAAATGATTTCTGGAGATTTTTCAGTTGCCGAAGTTGCTAACCAAACTTTCTATCCATACAGTGATATGCTTTTACACGATATGGGCGATGGCTTAGCAGACAACCGCTCTGATTTTCTTGCGGATGGAAAAGAATGGAGAACCAAACCACTATGGGGAATTGGATTGACAAAAGTTGTTAATGGCCACACCGATTTTCTTCACGATGGAAGGGCTAAAAATATTACCGAAGCTATTTTATGGCACGGTGGAGAAGCAGAAAATGCAAAAAATAAGTTCAAGAATCTTTCTACTTCTGAAAGAACAGATTTGCTGAAGTTTATAAATTCATTGTAA
- a CDS encoding helix-turn-helix transcriptional regulator, with protein sequence MHIKLRKLREEKRVSQEEMGRMLSISQPQYQRKESGFALFTNDERDLLTEFFNVPIEEILDTIASAQHNDQQQGGVSAIYYFADKAIDEFKEMNLFLRDELNIKKEQTLKLQQEIDLLKSKLKKAN encoded by the coding sequence ATGCATATTAAACTACGTAAACTAAGAGAAGAAAAAAGGGTTTCTCAAGAAGAGATGGGACGAATGCTTTCTATATCGCAACCACAGTATCAACGTAAGGAATCTGGTTTTGCATTGTTTACAAATGATGAACGCGATTTACTTACCGAATTTTTCAATGTCCCAATAGAAGAAATTTTAGATACCATTGCGAGCGCACAGCACAATGACCAACAACAAGGTGGTGTTTCTGCAATATACTATTTTGCCGACAAAGCCATTGATGAGTTTAAAGAAATGAACCTATTTTTAAGGGATGAACTCAATATCAAAAAAGAACAAACTTTAAAACTGCAACAAGAGATTGACTTGCTAAAAAGTAAATTAAAAAAAGCAAATTAA